Proteins from one Silurus meridionalis isolate SWU-2019-XX chromosome 3, ASM1480568v1, whole genome shotgun sequence genomic window:
- the si:ch211-140m22.7 gene encoding ice-structuring glycoprotein — translation MAASLLMFGRLGSRKVLQADSLSVLQKARAVAFSSKSGEGKKSKKSNTGKSTSKTYFDIDKLIEHKSYPRNTKEAVTPAAAASATAGTVSATAAAVLPQTAESITAPSPSETVSEVCPAAVETTPINKVAVVQPAMEAGAAVEEVTAEVEVETSPSAQAAVPVAGIEPVAESDTPSPAKAKSIAETTTEEPQNALIDAAHAEALEKVMAQAAPAIVVTEVTAEVPDSAACTGVAPGVTAEPAAAAAATAARTVSATAAAIPQQTAESITAPFPSETVLEVCPAAVETTPINEVAVAQPAMEAGAAVQEVTAEAEVETSPSTQAAFVAGIEPVAESDTPSTAKAKYIAESTTEEPQNALIDAAHTEALEKVMAQAAPAKVVTEVTAEVPDGAACTGVAAGVTAEPGTAGVAAPTEVAPVFTPKVNPATAASEATPEVKNETITNEFALESKIEAAHTDVVPVDIAEMSPTKVIPEVKIEAAPIGIAPEVAAEAGSTDIAQEVTAEATHTKIAAEAAPSVESEASSVPESVIETVMEAAAEAITKAIAETIPVEAVAEVVEAIAETVAEVVAEASVEDAPIVISEDALGEKLDDIANVITDPAETPVTVDAPEAGLDPIQKLFLDSIRSYSAKSMEIGGPVDAGPEYHKALQEEISKLRRLYGGGDLDSFPEFNFPEPKLDEFSSE, via the exons gaAAGTCCACATCAAAAACGTACTTTGATATAGATAAACTTATCGAACATAAATCCTATCCAAGAAATACCAAGGAGGCTGTAACACCTGCTGCTGCAGCTTCCGCCACTGCTGGAACTGTGTCTGCAACTGCTGCAGCCGTTCTTCCGCAAACTGCTGAATCCATTACTGCACCTTCTCCAAGTGAAACTGTTTCAGAGGTCTGTCCAGCTGCAGTGGAAACCACACCTATCAATAAGGTTGCTGTTGTTCAACCTGCTATGGAAGCTGGAGCAGCAGTTGAAGAGGTCACAGCCGAAGTTGAAGTAGAAACTTCACCAAGTGCTCAAGCTGCTGTCCCTGTTGCTGGAATTGAACCTGTTGCAGAATCTGACACTCCTTCCCCAGCTAAAGCTAAATCCATtgcagaaacaaccacagaagAACCACAGAATGCTCTCATTGATGCAGCCCATGCAGAAGCTCTTGAAAAAGTCATGGCTCAAGCAGCTCCTGCCATAGTTGTTACAGAAGTTACTGCAGAAGTTCCAGACAGTGCAGCCTGTACAGGGGTTGCTCCTGGAGTTACAGCTGAACCAGCAGCTGCCGCCGCTGCCACTGCTGCCAGAACTGTGTCTGCAACTGCTGCAGCCATTCCTCAGCAAACTGCTGAATCCATTACTGCACCTTTTCCAAGTGAAACTGTTTTAGAGGTCTGTCCAGCTGCAGTGGAAACCACACCTATCAATGAGGTTGCGGTTGCTCAACCTGCTATGGAAGCTGGAGCAGCAGTTCAAGAGGTCACAGCCGAAGCTGAAGTAGAAACTTCACCAAGTACTCAAGCTGCCTTCGTAGCTGGAATTGAACCTGTTGCAGAATCTGACACTCCTTCCACAGCTAAAGCTAAATACATTGCAGAATCAACCACAGAAGAACCACAGAATGCTCTCATTGATGCAGCCCACACAGAAGCTCTTGAAAAAGTCATGGCTCAAGCAGCTCCTGCCAAAGTTGTTACAGAAGTTACTGCAGAAGTTCCAGATGGAGCAGCCTGTACAGGGGTTGCTGCTGGAGTTACAGCTGAACCAGGAACTGCAGGTGTAGCTGCCCCTACAGAGGTTGCCCCGGTATTTACACCTAAAGTAAACCCTGCTACAGCTGCCTCAGAAGCTACCCCAGAAGTTAAGAATGAAACAATCACCAATGAATTTGCCTTAGAATCTAAAATTGAAGCAGCCCACACAGACGTTGTCCCTGTAGATATAGCAGAAATGAGCCCAACAAAAGTTATCCCAGAAGTTAAGATTGAAGCAGCCCCTATTGGCATTgccccagaagtggcagctgaAGCAGGCTCCACTGACATTGCCCAAGAGGTTACAGCTGAAGCAACCCACACAAAAATTGCAGCTGAAGCTGCACCTTCTGTAGAATCTGAAGCTTCATCTGTTCCAGAATCTGTTATCGAGACTGTCATGGAAGCTGCTGCTGAAGCAATAACCAAAGCCATTGCAGAAACAATCCCTGTCGAAGCTGTTGCTGAAGTAGTGGAAGCAATTGCTGAAACTGTAGCTGAAGTTGTTGCAGAAGCTTCAGTAGAAGATGCCCCTATAGTTATCAGTGAAGATGCCCTTGGAGAAAAGCTGGATGACATTGCCAATGTGATCACAGATCCAGCAGAAACTCCTGTCACAGTGGATGCGCCTGAGG ctgGTTTGGACCCTATTCAGAAACTTTTTTTGGATTCCATTCGCAGCTATTCCGCAAAGAGCAT GGAAATTGGTGGTCCAGTTGATGCAGGTCCGGAATACCACAAGGCTCTGCAAGAGGAAATCAGCAAACTACGAAGATTATATGGTGGTGGAGACCTAGACTCATTCCCAGAGTTTAATTTCCCAG AACCAAAGCTGGATGAATTTTCTTCCGAATGA